A region from the Ammospiza nelsoni isolate bAmmNel1 chromosome 1, bAmmNel1.pri, whole genome shotgun sequence genome encodes:
- the IRX4 gene encoding iroquois-class homeodomain protein IRX-4 has translation MSYPQFGYPYSSAPQFLMSTNSLTTCCESSSRTLAETGAAASAQTPVYCPVYESRLLATARHELNSAAALGVYGGPYAGPQGYGNYVTYGTEAPAFYSLNSLEAKDGSGSAHAGIAPAAAYYPYDHTLSQYQYDRYGTMDGGTRRKNATRETTSTLKAWLQEHRKNPYPTKGEKIMLAIITKMTLTQVSTWFANARRRLKKENKMTWPPRNKCSDEKRPYEEEEEEEEEGSQEEAMKSGKAEEPTGKEEKELELSDLEDLDAAESESSECELRRPFPHPLPHPHPLPLPGGSLPPRPAELPAKMPPPAAAGEEEEEEEAAAERARSCLKTAAEECGPDPLGARQRGCESKMCFQQGQQLLEAKPRIWSLAHTATSLNQAEYPSCMLKRPGGSAAAAAPAPVSVMDRHQDSPVTNLRNWVDGVFHDPLFRHSTLNQALSNTTVSWATTKGAILETGALGRAVGNGANVLKGQLSNLAHHDSNKEFLAFPKSGSKMFCS, from the exons ATGTCCTATCCTCAGTTTGGCTACCCTTACTCCTCTGCACCCCAG TTCCTGATGAGCACCAACTCCCTGACGACCTGCTGCGAGTCCAGCAGCCGCACGCTGGCGGAGACGGGGGCGGCCGCCTCGGCGCAGACGCCCGTGTACTGCCCGGTGTACGAGAGCCGCCTGCTCGCCACCGCCCGCCACGAGCTCAACTCCGCCGCCGCCCTGGGCGTCTACGGCGGGCCCTACGCCGGGCCCCAGGGCTATGGAAACTACGTGACCTACGGGACAGAGGCTCCCGCCTTCTACTCCCTG AACAGTTTGGAGGCGAAGGACGGGAGCGGCTCTGCGCATGCGGGCATCGCCCCCGCGGCTGCCTACTACCCCTACGATCACACCCTCAGCCAGTACCAGTACGACAG GTACGGGACGATGGACGGCGGGACGCGGAGGAAAAACGCCACCCGAGAGACGACCAGCACGCTGaaggcctggctgcaggagcaccgCAAGAACCCCTACCCCACCAAGGGCGAGAAGATCATGCTGGCCATCATCACCAAGATGACCCTCACCCAGGTCTCCACCTGGTTCGCCAACGCCCGCCGGCGGCTCAAGAAGGAGAACAAGATGACCTGGCCGCCGCGGAACAAGTGCTCTGACGAGAAGCGGCCCTacgaggaagaggaggaggaggaggaggagggttcGCAGGAAGAGGCGATGAAGAGCGGGAAAGCCGAGG AACCCACGggcaaggaggagaaggagctggagctcagcGACCTGGAGGACTTGGACGCCGCCGAGTCGGAGAGCTCGGAGTGCGAGCTGCGGCGGCCCTTCCCGCACCCGCTCCCGCACCCGCacccgctcccgctcccgggCGGCAGCCTCCCGCCGCGGCCCGCCGAGCTCCCCGCCAAGatgccgccgcccgccgccgccggggaggaggaggaggaggaggaggcggcggcagAGCGAGCGCGGAGCTGCCTGAAGACGGCGGCGGAGGAGTGCGGCCCCGACCCGCTGGGCGCTCGGCAGCGCGGCTGCGAGTCCAAGATGTGCTtccagcaggggcagcagctgctggaggcgAAGCCCAGGATTTGGTCCCTGGCGCACACCGCCACCTCCCTCAACCAGGCCGAGTACCCTTCCTGCATGCTGAAACGGCCCGGGGgctcggccgccgccgccgctcccgccccggtCAGCGTCATGGACAGGCACCAGGATTCGCCGGTGACCAACCTCAGGAACTGGGTGGACGGGGTGTTTCACGACCCCCTGTTCAGGCACAGTACTTTAAACCAAGCCCTGAGCAACACAACAGTTTCCTGGGCTACCACCAAAGGAGCCATTCTGGAAACGGGCGCCTTGGGACGCGCGGTGGGGAACGGCGCCAATGTGCTCAAGGGGCAGCTCTCAAACCTGGCCCACCATGACTCAAACAAAGAGTTTCTGGCGTTTCCCAAATCAGGAAGCAAAATGTTTTGTTCCTAA